The following coding sequences are from one Streptomyces sp. V3I7 window:
- a CDS encoding nitronate monooxygenase: MSSALTDLFRHPIVQAPMAGGVAVPRLAAAVSEAGGLGFLAAGYKTADGMYQEIKQLRGLTGRPFGVNLFVPQPECSSAGPTAAAAEGATTPAAAAVEVYAHQLGGEAAWYGTELGDPDSGRDDGYEVKLAALLDNPVPVVSFHFGVPSREVIDSLHRAGTLTMVSATTPEEALAVQRSGADAVIAQGVEAGGHQGTHRDLPENDGAGLGLLSLVALIRETVDLPVVAAGGIMRGSQIAAVLAAGASAAQLGTAFLATPESGAADLHKQALTNPLFARTELTRAFSGRPARGLVNRFLREHGPYAPAAYPEVHHLTAPLRKAAARAGDAQGMALWAGQGHRLARDLPAGQLVHVLAGELAAAQAPLSAGGDLR, from the coding sequence ATGTCCTCCGCACTGACCGATCTCTTCCGGCATCCGATCGTGCAGGCCCCGATGGCGGGCGGTGTCGCCGTCCCGCGGCTCGCCGCCGCCGTGTCCGAGGCGGGCGGCCTCGGCTTCCTCGCCGCCGGGTACAAGACCGCCGACGGGATGTACCAGGAGATCAAGCAGCTGCGGGGCCTCACCGGGCGCCCCTTCGGCGTCAACCTGTTCGTGCCCCAGCCGGAGTGTTCGAGCGCGGGCCCCACGGCCGCCGCGGCCGAGGGCGCGACGACGCCGGCCGCGGCCGCCGTCGAGGTCTACGCGCATCAGCTCGGCGGCGAGGCCGCCTGGTACGGGACCGAACTCGGCGACCCCGACAGCGGCCGGGACGACGGCTACGAGGTCAAGCTGGCCGCGCTGCTCGACAACCCGGTGCCGGTGGTCTCCTTCCACTTCGGCGTCCCGAGCCGTGAGGTGATCGACTCCCTCCACCGCGCCGGCACCCTCACGATGGTCTCCGCGACCACCCCCGAGGAGGCCCTCGCGGTACAGCGGTCCGGCGCCGACGCCGTGATCGCGCAGGGCGTGGAGGCCGGCGGCCACCAGGGCACCCACCGCGACCTCCCGGAGAACGACGGTGCCGGCCTCGGCCTGCTCTCCCTGGTCGCCCTGATCCGCGAAACCGTGGACCTGCCCGTCGTGGCCGCGGGCGGCATCATGCGCGGCAGCCAGATCGCCGCCGTCCTCGCGGCGGGCGCGAGTGCCGCCCAGCTCGGCACCGCGTTCCTCGCCACCCCCGAGTCCGGCGCCGCCGATCTGCACAAGCAGGCGCTCACCAACCCCCTGTTCGCCCGCACGGAACTGACCCGCGCCTTCTCCGGCCGCCCGGCCCGCGGCCTGGTCAACCGGTTCCTGCGCGAGCACGGCCCGTACGCCCCCGCCGCCTACCCCGAGGTCCACCACCTCACCGCGCCGCTGCGCAAGGCCGCCGCCAGGGCCGGGGACGCGCAGGGCATGGCGCTGTGGGCGGGCCAGGGGCACCGGCTCGCCCGCGACCTGCCCGCCGGGCAGCTCGTCCACGTCCTCGCCGGTGAACTCGCCGCCGCCCAGGCCCCGCTGTCCGCCGGAGGTGACCTCCGATGA
- a CDS encoding 16S rRNA (uracil(1498)-N(3))-methyltransferase yields the protein MTAPVFVVEEFPAHGSGSFVLDGPEGRHAVSVKRLQPGEAVVLTDGAGRWAECEVTGTEGKDRLVVRLGDVVQEPAESPRITVVQALPKGDRGELAVETMTEVGVDAIVPWAASRCITQWKGERGLKALGKWRATAREAGKQSRRVRFPEVADAATTKQVAALLADADFAAVLHSDFDTVSEPLATAELPAEGDIVLVVGPEGGVSSDELAAFRAAGAKPYVLGRSVLRTSTAGTAAAALLLGRTGRWS from the coding sequence ATGACCGCTCCCGTCTTCGTCGTCGAGGAGTTCCCCGCGCACGGCTCGGGCTCTTTCGTCCTCGACGGCCCCGAGGGACGGCACGCCGTCTCCGTGAAGCGGCTGCAGCCGGGCGAGGCCGTCGTCCTCACCGACGGCGCCGGGCGCTGGGCCGAGTGCGAGGTGACCGGCACCGAGGGCAAGGACCGGCTGGTCGTCCGGCTGGGCGATGTCGTCCAGGAGCCCGCCGAGTCCCCGCGCATCACCGTCGTGCAGGCCCTGCCCAAGGGCGACCGGGGCGAACTCGCCGTGGAGACCATGACCGAGGTCGGCGTCGACGCCATCGTGCCGTGGGCGGCGTCCCGCTGCATCACCCAGTGGAAGGGCGAGCGCGGGCTGAAGGCCCTCGGCAAGTGGCGGGCCACCGCCCGCGAGGCCGGCAAGCAGTCCCGCCGGGTCCGCTTCCCCGAGGTGGCCGACGCCGCGACGACCAAGCAGGTGGCGGCACTTCTGGCCGACGCCGACTTCGCCGCCGTGCTGCACTCCGACTTCGACACCGTCAGCGAGCCGCTCGCCACCGCCGAACTCCCCGCCGAGGGCGACATCGTGCTCGTCGTCGGTCCCGAAGGCGGCGTCTCCTCCGACGAGTTGGCGGCCTTCCGGGCGGCGGGCGCCAAGCCGTACGTCCTCGGCCGCTCCGTCCTGCGCACCTCCACCGCGGGCACCGCGGCGGCGGCCCTGCTGCTGGGCCGCACCGGGCGCTGGAGCTGA
- the dnaJ gene encoding molecular chaperone DnaJ, with protein sequence MATDYYAVLGVRRDASQDEIKKAFRRLARELHPDVNPDPKTQERFKEINAAYEVLSDPQKKQVYDLGGDPLSQAGGAGAGAGAGGFGAGGFGNFSDIMDAFFGTASQRGPRSRTRRGQDAMIRLDVELDEAAFGTTKDIQVDTAVVCNTCNGEGAAPGTSAQTCDMCRGRGEVSQVTRSFLGQVMTSRPCPQCQGFGTVVPTPCPECAGDGRIRSRRTLTVKIPAGVDNGTRIQLAGEGEVGPGGGPAGDLYVEIHELPHSTFQRRGDDLHCTVTIPMTAAALGTKVPLETLDGMEEVDIRPGTQSGQSIPLHGRGITHLRGGGRGDLIVHVEVQTPNKLDPEQERLLRELAKLRGEERPLGQFQPGQQGLFSRLKDAFNGR encoded by the coding sequence GTGGCCACGGACTACTACGCCGTTCTCGGCGTGCGCCGCGACGCGTCGCAGGATGAGATCAAGAAGGCGTTCCGCCGGCTCGCGCGCGAGCTGCACCCGGACGTCAATCCCGATCCGAAGACGCAGGAGCGGTTCAAGGAGATCAACGCCGCCTACGAGGTGTTGTCGGACCCGCAGAAGAAGCAGGTCTACGACCTCGGCGGCGACCCGCTCTCGCAGGCCGGCGGAGCCGGTGCGGGCGCGGGTGCGGGCGGATTCGGTGCCGGGGGCTTCGGGAACTTCTCCGACATCATGGACGCGTTCTTCGGCACGGCCTCGCAGCGTGGACCGCGCTCGCGCACCCGCCGCGGCCAGGACGCGATGATCCGGCTCGACGTCGAGCTCGACGAGGCCGCCTTCGGCACGACGAAGGACATCCAGGTCGACACGGCGGTCGTCTGCAACACCTGCAACGGCGAGGGCGCCGCACCGGGCACGTCCGCCCAGACGTGCGACATGTGCCGCGGCCGCGGTGAGGTCTCGCAGGTCACCCGGTCCTTCCTGGGCCAGGTCATGACCTCGCGTCCCTGCCCGCAGTGCCAGGGCTTCGGCACGGTCGTCCCGACGCCGTGCCCGGAGTGCGCCGGCGACGGCCGCATCCGCTCGCGCCGCACCCTGACCGTCAAGATCCCGGCCGGTGTCGACAACGGCACCCGCATCCAGCTTGCCGGCGAGGGCGAGGTCGGCCCCGGCGGCGGTCCCGCCGGCGACCTGTACGTCGAGATCCACGAGCTGCCGCACTCGACCTTCCAGCGGCGCGGCGACGACCTGCACTGCACGGTCACGATCCCGATGACGGCGGCGGCCCTCGGCACCAAGGTGCCGCTGGAGACGCTGGACGGCATGGAGGAGGTCGACATCCGGCCCGGCACCCAGTCCGGCCAGTCGATCCCGCTGCACGGCCGGGGCATCACGCACCTGCGCGGCGGCGGCCGGGGCGACCTGATCGTCCACGTCGAGGTCCAGACCCCGAACAAGCTCGACCCCGAGCAGGAGCGCCTCCTGCGCGAGCTGGCCAAACTGCGCGGCGAGGAACGGCCCCTGGGTCAGTTCCAGCCCGGTCAGCAGGGCCTGTTCTCGCGGCTGAAGGACGCGTTCAACGGGCGCTGA